A window of Lawsonia intracellularis PHE/MN1-00 genomic DNA:
TGCAGTTGTGAGCCACTTGTTACTTCCCAGTGACTACGTAAACCTATACTTTTTTCTATTATTTGTTCTTTATTACCACTTATTTCACATGGGAGAATCCCTGATAATTCTTGATATGCATCCCACTTAACCATAGTATACATATACTCTACGTAAGGAGTAAGTGTCACAGATTTTGCTATAGGGATATTATAGCCTACTTGACCTACCAGCCCTGTTAAACTCATATCTGGTTTACCTTTAGATGTTGTTTCACTATAGCCATGTGTAACAGAACGATTATTTTGCATTTTCCCCCAACCATAATAACTAGCAATATGACCAGTAAAACCTTTTGTTTCAGGATTTAAAGCTACGACTGCAGATAATGCTTCAGTCTTTGACCTAGACTGCACAATACCTGAGCCTGTATTTAACTGAATCCCTCCATACTCCTTACGTGTGTCAGTATGACGGTTATATGCTAAGCCAACACTTATACCAGGAAATAGTTCAGTAACTACTCCTGCAGACCCTGAACGTACCTTAAATTCCAAGTTTGACTGATAATTATCCATAGATGCAAATACCCTGTAAGAAATAAAGCTAGGCTTATAATTCTTAAAAGTACTTATAAAACCCCTTGATGGTCCAGAGAGCCACTTCTTCTGTAAAGGAAAATAATTATCTTCCATGTTGCCCATAGATTCTTGGGAATATTCATGTGCTTTCAGTGTTAACGCTTTCAGATTCATCAAAACATGTTCAGACGAACTAGCTAAAATACACTGCATACCTAGTAACGAACTTGTTTGTCCATCTCTATTATATCCTGGTAAAAAACATGATGAAGTTCTATTACCACTACCTCTATGGCTATCAGTTTGGTGAGAACCAAAAGGTCTTTGGGATGGAGCTAACAAAGGACATTCACATGATCCTGAACATTCGCATAAATTAGCTTCCCTCGTATTATCACCTAAGGTAATATAAAATGGTATTCCGTCCTCTGGAGTTGGATTCTCATGTACACATGAAGATCTCTTAGAACAATAATATATACCTAATCCGGCACAAAAACCAACAAAACAACCACCTATAGTACCTGTAACTACAGCACCTACTCGCTCACTTGAATGAGGGAAAGTAAACATATTACTAAATAAAACACCTGCGACAGTACCTAACACTCCACCTATAATACACCCTACTGTAAGATAAGGGCAAGGATTTCCCCGTCTACACATATTCCTAAACATTGAACTAGAACTAATCGAAGGAGTAGAACTTTCACTATCAGAATTAGTCAAAGGATTAAAACCATTATTTCTAGAAAAACCAGGCATAGCAAATGCGTTAACTGATGTTACTAATAAAAAAAACGGAAGAATTGTTACTGCAACACTTTTCCGTAATATATTTTTTATTATACATTTATTATAAAACTCTTGTTGTTTAAATATATACCTATAGTTACCCATTAACCTTTCTATACCTTCTTTAAGCATGTTATATATATATATAATTTTATATGTATATATAAAATATT
This region includes:
- a CDS encoding autotransporter outer membrane beta-barrel domain-containing protein — its product is MLKEGIERLMGNYRYIFKQQEFYNKCIIKNILRKSVAVTILPFFLLVTSVNAFAMPGFSRNNGFNPLTNSDSESSTPSISSSSMFRNMCRRGNPCPYLTVGCIIGGVLGTVAGVLFSNMFTFPHSSERVGAVVTGTIGGCFVGFCAGLGIYYCSKRSSCVHENPTPEDGIPFYITLGDNTREANLCECSGSCECPLLAPSQRPFGSHQTDSHRGSGNRTSSCFLPGYNRDGQTSSLLGMQCILASSSEHVLMNLKALTLKAHEYSQESMGNMEDNYFPLQKKWLSGPSRGFISTFKNYKPSFISYRVFASMDNYQSNLEFKVRSGSAGVVTELFPGISVGLAYNRHTDTRKEYGGIQLNTGSGIVQSRSKTEALSAVVALNPETKGFTGHIASYYGWGKMQNNRSVTHGYSETTSKGKPDMSLTGLVGQVGYNIPIAKSVTLTPYVEYMYTMVKWDAYQELSGILPCEISGNKEQIIEKSIGLRSHWEVTSGSQLQTWVAGISGSHKKSGLHSRPLATSMPSYKAAVPVNKKQYTRTEVGLSYVVNITDMLEIGCNGILRFKQAKKIDSQYLALQAQYRY